A window from Nocardioides mesophilus encodes these proteins:
- the lysS gene encoding lysine--tRNA ligase — protein MSVQPTSPAPAEDDLPEQMRVRREKRERLIGAGTAAYPVTVERTHTLAEIRDRYDAAGLEPDTHTGEQVAVVGRVIFLRNTGKLCFVRLREGDGTELQVMLSLADVGQEALDEFKAMVDLGDLLAVRGEVITSRRGELSVQAASWSMAAKTLRPLPNEHKPLSDEARVRLRYVDMIVRQEARDMVRAKASVLRSLRATLDGRGYVEVETPILQITNGGAAARPFRTHLNALDQEMLLRIALELDLKKAMIGGVDRVYEIGRTFRNEGLDSTHAAEFSMLEAYEAYGDQHTMIELAKEMVRNAHRALGSPEITARDGSVIDLEGEWREAPIHELVSEALGAQVDAHTDAETLRGHADKHEVELQDSWGAPEIVVELFEQLVEDSLIQPTFVMDYPAAGKPLAKPHRDVPELNEAWDLIINGVELGAAYSELNDPVIQRERLVQQSLMAAQGDPEAMDLDEAFLKAMEYGMPPAGGIGIGVDRLLMLITGASIRETILFPLVRPE, from the coding sequence ATGAGCGTCCAGCCGACCAGCCCTGCCCCCGCGGAGGACGACCTCCCCGAGCAGATGCGGGTGCGTCGCGAGAAGCGTGAGCGGTTGATCGGCGCCGGCACAGCGGCGTACCCGGTCACCGTCGAGCGCACCCACACCCTCGCCGAGATCCGCGACCGCTACGACGCGGCCGGCCTCGAGCCGGACACGCACACCGGCGAGCAGGTCGCGGTGGTGGGCCGGGTGATCTTCCTGCGCAACACCGGCAAGCTCTGCTTCGTCCGGCTGCGCGAGGGCGACGGCACCGAGCTGCAGGTGATGCTGTCCCTGGCAGACGTCGGCCAGGAGGCGCTCGACGAGTTCAAGGCGATGGTCGACCTCGGCGACCTGCTCGCGGTCCGCGGCGAGGTGATCACCAGCCGGCGCGGCGAGCTGTCGGTGCAGGCAGCGTCGTGGTCGATGGCGGCCAAGACGCTGCGCCCGCTGCCCAACGAGCACAAGCCGCTCTCCGACGAGGCCCGGGTGCGGCTGCGCTACGTCGACATGATCGTGCGCCAGGAGGCCCGCGACATGGTCCGCGCCAAGGCGTCGGTGCTCCGCTCGCTGCGCGCGACGCTGGACGGTCGCGGGTACGTCGAGGTGGAGACCCCGATCCTGCAGATCACCAACGGCGGCGCGGCCGCCCGGCCCTTCCGCACCCACCTCAACGCGCTGGACCAGGAGATGCTGCTGCGCATCGCGCTGGAGCTGGACCTGAAGAAGGCGATGATCGGCGGGGTCGACCGGGTCTACGAGATCGGCCGGACGTTCCGCAACGAGGGGCTGGACTCCACCCACGCCGCCGAGTTCTCGATGCTCGAGGCCTACGAGGCCTACGGCGACCAGCACACCATGATCGAGCTCGCCAAGGAGATGGTGCGCAACGCCCACCGGGCGCTCGGCAGTCCCGAGATCACCGCCCGCGACGGCAGCGTCATCGACCTCGAGGGTGAGTGGCGCGAGGCGCCGATCCACGAGCTGGTGTCCGAGGCGCTCGGCGCGCAGGTCGACGCGCACACCGACGCCGAGACGCTGCGCGGCCACGCCGACAAGCACGAGGTCGAGCTGCAGGACTCGTGGGGCGCTCCGGAGATCGTCGTGGAGCTGTTCGAGCAGCTCGTCGAGGACTCGCTGATCCAGCCGACCTTCGTGATGGACTACCCCGCGGCGGGCAAGCCGCTGGCGAAGCCGCACCGCGACGTGCCCGAGCTCAACGAGGCCTGGGACCTGATCATCAACGGCGTCGAGCTGGGCGCCGCCTACTCCGAGCTCAACGACCCGGTGATCCAGCGCGAGCGCCTGGTCCAGCAGTCGCTGATGGCCGCGCAGGGGGACCCGGAGGCGATGGACCTCGACGAGGCCTTCCTCAAGGCCATGGAGTACGGCATGCCGCCGGCCGGCGGCATCGGCATCGGCGTCGACCGGCTCCTGATGCTGATCACCGGCGCCAGCATCCGGGAGACCATTCTCTTCCCGCTGGTCCGCCCCGAGTAG
- the panC gene encoding pantoate--beta-alanine ligase: MTLRLVRTRSELDEALAGPRAGGGRVALVPTMGALHAGHAALMAQARERTGPDDVRVVSIFVNPLQFAPGEDLDRYPRTLEADLEVCRAEGVDVVFAPSVQEVYPGGEPQVTVDPGPLGSVLEGRSRPTHFRGVLTVVAKLFGLVRPDRAVFGQKDYQQLVLIRRMAADLCLGVDVVGAPTVREADGLALSSRNRFLDAGQHQVALALSGALEAAVRAAPRGAVAALTAARAVLDDCPGIALDYVEVTGADLGPAPATGRAGRWSPPGSAPRA; this comes from the coding sequence GTGACCCTCCGGCTGGTCCGCACCCGCTCCGAGCTCGACGAGGCGCTGGCCGGCCCCCGCGCCGGCGGCGGCCGGGTCGCCCTGGTCCCCACGATGGGCGCGCTGCACGCCGGGCACGCGGCGCTGATGGCGCAGGCCCGGGAGCGGACCGGACCCGACGACGTGCGGGTGGTCTCGATCTTCGTGAACCCGCTGCAGTTCGCGCCCGGGGAGGACCTCGACCGGTACCCCCGCACCCTGGAGGCCGACCTCGAGGTCTGCCGGGCCGAAGGCGTGGACGTGGTGTTCGCACCGTCAGTGCAGGAGGTCTATCCCGGCGGCGAGCCGCAGGTCACCGTGGACCCCGGGCCGCTCGGCTCGGTGCTCGAGGGCCGCAGCCGGCCCACCCACTTCCGCGGCGTGCTGACCGTGGTGGCCAAGCTCTTCGGCCTGGTCCGGCCCGACCGCGCGGTGTTCGGTCAGAAGGACTACCAGCAGCTGGTGCTGATCCGCCGGATGGCCGCCGACCTGTGCCTGGGCGTCGACGTCGTCGGTGCGCCGACGGTCCGCGAGGCCGACGGCCTCGCGCTCTCCTCCCGCAACCGCTTCCTCGACGCCGGGCAGCACCAGGTTGCCCTCGCCCTGTCGGGCGCCCTGGAGGCGGCGGTCCGGGCCGCCCCGCGCGGCGCCGTCGCGGCGCTGACCGCCGCCCGTGCGGTGCTCGACGACTGCCCCGGGATCGCGCTGGACTACGTCGAGGTCACCGGCGCCGACCTCGGTCCGGCGCCGGCGACCGGGAGGGCCGGGCGCTGGTCGCCGCCCGGGTCGGCACCACGCGCCTGA
- a CDS encoding ATP-dependent Clp protease ATP-binding subunit — translation MFERFTDRARRVVVLAQEEARMLSHNYIGTEHILLGLIHEGEGVAAKALESLGISLEAVRAQVEEIIGQGQQAPSGHIPFTPRAKKVLELSLREALQLGHNYIGTEHILLGLIREGEGVAAQVLVKLGADLNRVRQQVIQLLSGFQGKETATAGAPQEGAPSSSLVLDQFGRNYTQAAREGKLDPVIGREKEIERVMQVLSRRTKNNPVLIGEPGVGKTACVEGLAQAIVRGDVPETLKDKQIYSLDLGSLVAGSRYRGDFEERLKKVLKEIKTRGDIILFIDELHTLVGAGAAEGAIDAASILKPMLARGELQTIGATTLDEYRKHLEKDAALERRFQPIQVQEPSIAHTIEILKGLRDRYEAHHRVTITDEALVSAATLADRYVSDRFLPDKAIDLIDEAGSRLRIRRMTAPPDLREFDDKIADVRRRKEGAIDSQDFELAASLRDEEKKLILAKGEREKQWKAGDMDVVAEVDEELIAEVLAVATGIPIVKLSEEESTRLLKMEDELHKRVIGQEEAVKALSRAIRRTRAGLKDPKRPGGSFIFAGPSGVGKTWLSKTLAEFLFGDEDALIQLDMSEFSEKHTVSRLFGSPPGYVGYEEGGQLTEKVRRKPFSVVLFDEVEKAHPDIFNSLLQILEEGRLTDSQGRVVDFKNTVIIMTTNLGTRDISKGVNLGFQQGSDVQGSYDRMKQKVSEELKQHFRPEFLNRVDEIVVFPPLTKQQIISMVDNMIAGVEKRLKDRDMSIELTQPAKDLLATRGFDPVLGARPLRRTVQREIEDTLAEKMLYGEVGPGQIVLVGVEGEGVEAKFTFQGNQKSELPDLPPIEEPAATGETE, via the coding sequence ATGTTCGAGCGGTTCACAGACCGGGCGCGCCGGGTGGTCGTCCTGGCACAAGAAGAAGCCCGCATGCTCAGCCACAACTACATCGGCACCGAGCACATCCTCCTCGGCCTGATCCACGAGGGTGAAGGCGTGGCCGCCAAGGCTCTGGAGAGCCTGGGCATCTCCCTGGAGGCCGTGCGCGCCCAGGTCGAGGAGATCATCGGCCAGGGCCAGCAGGCTCCGAGCGGGCACATCCCGTTCACGCCGCGCGCCAAGAAGGTCCTCGAGCTGTCGCTGCGCGAGGCGCTGCAGCTCGGCCACAACTACATCGGCACCGAGCACATCCTGCTCGGCCTCATCCGTGAGGGCGAGGGCGTGGCGGCCCAGGTGCTCGTCAAGCTCGGCGCCGACCTGAACCGGGTCCGCCAGCAGGTCATCCAGCTGCTCTCGGGCTTCCAGGGCAAGGAGACCGCCACCGCCGGCGCTCCCCAGGAGGGCGCTCCGTCGTCCTCCCTGGTCCTCGACCAGTTCGGCCGCAACTACACGCAGGCCGCTCGCGAGGGCAAGCTCGACCCGGTCATCGGGCGCGAGAAGGAGATCGAGCGCGTGATGCAGGTGCTCTCCCGACGCACCAAGAACAACCCGGTGCTCATCGGAGAGCCCGGAGTGGGCAAGACCGCCTGCGTGGAGGGCCTTGCCCAGGCGATCGTCCGCGGCGACGTGCCCGAGACGCTCAAGGACAAGCAGATCTACAGCCTCGACCTCGGTTCCCTGGTCGCCGGCTCCCGCTACCGCGGTGACTTCGAGGAGCGCCTGAAGAAGGTGCTCAAGGAGATCAAGACCCGCGGCGACATCATCTTGTTCATCGACGAGCTGCACACGCTCGTCGGTGCGGGTGCCGCCGAGGGCGCCATCGACGCGGCGAGCATCCTCAAGCCGATGCTGGCCCGCGGCGAGCTGCAGACCATCGGTGCCACCACGCTCGACGAGTACCGCAAGCACCTCGAGAAGGACGCCGCGCTCGAGCGCCGGTTCCAGCCGATCCAGGTCCAGGAGCCGTCGATCGCGCACACGATCGAGATCCTCAAGGGTCTGCGCGACCGCTACGAGGCGCACCACCGGGTGACGATCACCGACGAGGCGCTGGTCTCGGCCGCGACGCTGGCCGACCGCTACGTCTCCGACCGGTTCCTGCCGGACAAGGCCATCGACCTGATCGACGAGGCCGGCTCCCGGTTGCGGATCCGCCGGATGACCGCTCCGCCGGACCTGCGCGAGTTCGACGACAAGATCGCGGACGTGCGCCGGCGCAAGGAAGGCGCCATCGACAGCCAGGACTTCGAGCTGGCCGCGTCGCTGCGTGACGAGGAGAAGAAGCTGATCCTCGCCAAGGGCGAGCGGGAGAAGCAGTGGAAGGCCGGCGACATGGACGTCGTCGCCGAGGTCGACGAGGAGCTCATCGCCGAGGTCCTCGCCGTCGCCACCGGCATCCCGATCGTGAAGCTGTCCGAGGAGGAGTCCACGCGGCTGCTCAAGATGGAGGACGAGCTCCACAAGCGGGTCATCGGCCAGGAGGAGGCCGTCAAGGCGCTCAGCCGGGCGATCCGCCGTACCCGTGCGGGTCTGAAGGACCCGAAGCGTCCCGGTGGTTCGTTCATCTTCGCCGGCCCGTCCGGCGTCGGCAAGACGTGGCTGTCCAAGACGCTGGCGGAGTTCCTGTTCGGCGACGAGGACGCGCTGATCCAGCTCGACATGAGCGAGTTCAGCGAGAAGCACACCGTCTCGCGGCTGTTCGGCTCGCCTCCCGGCTACGTCGGCTACGAAGAGGGCGGCCAGCTCACCGAGAAGGTGCGCCGCAAGCCGTTCTCGGTCGTGCTGTTCGACGAGGTCGAGAAGGCCCACCCGGATATCTTCAACTCGTTGCTGCAGATCCTGGAGGAAGGTCGCCTGACCGATTCCCAGGGCCGGGTCGTGGACTTCAAGAACACCGTCATCATCATGACCACGAACCTCGGTACCCGCGACATCTCCAAGGGCGTCAACCTCGGTTTCCAGCAGGGCAGCGACGTCCAGGGTTCTTACGACCGGATGAAGCAGAAGGTCTCCGAGGAGCTCAAGCAGCACTTCCGTCCGGAGTTCCTCAACCGCGTCGACGAGATCGTGGTCTTCCCGCCGCTGACCAAGCAGCAGATCATCTCCATGGTCGACAACATGATCGCCGGCGTGGAGAAGCGTCTGAAGGACCGCGACATGTCCATCGAGCTGACCCAGCCCGCCAAGGACCTGCTCGCGACCCGCGGGTTCGACCCGGTGCTGGGCGCCCGCCCGCTGCGCCGGACCGTGCAGCGCGAGATCGAGGACACCCTGGCCGAGAAGATGCTCTACGGCGAGGTCGGCCCCGGCCAGATCGTGCTGGTCGGCGTCGAGGGCGAGGGCGTCGAGGCGAAGTTCACCTTCCAGGGCAACCAGAAGAGCGAGCTTCCCGACCTGCCCCCGATCGAGGAGCCGGCGGCGACCGGCGAGACCGAGTAG
- the nadC gene encoding carboxylating nicotinate-nucleotide diphosphorylase translates to MTAPVRTPFESLPPALVEVLAAAGLDPAAVYAGVVAAVAEDLPGEDVTSEATIPADAVANADLVARADGVVSGLAVAELVFVHVVGPRVRLTPHVEDGDAVRRGDVLLTVQGPVGQLLTAERTALNFLCHLSGVATTTARWVAAVEGTGAKVRDTRKTTPHFRALEKYAVRCGGGVNHRGSLSDQALVKDNHVLAAGGVVPAYRAVRQRYPDLPVQVEVTTLEQLRELLEQGVQQILLDNMSTEQTLEAVRMTAGRATLEASGGLGIDRAREVAATGVDFLAVGALTHSAPVLDVAMDLRDA, encoded by the coding sequence GTGACCGCTCCGGTCCGCACCCCGTTCGAGTCGCTGCCTCCGGCGCTGGTGGAGGTTCTCGCGGCCGCCGGGCTGGACCCGGCCGCCGTCTACGCCGGCGTGGTGGCGGCGGTCGCGGAGGACCTGCCCGGCGAGGACGTCACCAGCGAGGCGACGATCCCCGCCGACGCGGTCGCGAACGCCGACCTGGTGGCGCGCGCCGACGGCGTGGTGAGCGGCCTGGCGGTGGCGGAGCTGGTGTTCGTCCACGTGGTCGGTCCGCGGGTCCGGCTGACCCCCCACGTCGAGGACGGCGACGCCGTACGACGTGGCGACGTGCTGCTCACCGTCCAGGGCCCGGTCGGCCAGCTGCTCACCGCCGAGCGGACCGCGCTGAACTTCCTCTGCCACCTCTCCGGGGTCGCCACCACCACCGCGCGCTGGGTGGCCGCCGTCGAGGGCACCGGCGCCAAGGTCCGCGACACCCGCAAGACCACGCCGCACTTCCGGGCGCTGGAGAAGTACGCCGTGCGCTGCGGCGGCGGCGTGAACCACCGCGGCAGCCTCTCCGACCAGGCGCTGGTCAAGGACAACCACGTGCTCGCCGCCGGCGGGGTGGTGCCGGCGTACCGCGCGGTCCGCCAGCGCTACCCCGACCTGCCCGTCCAGGTGGAGGTGACCACCCTCGAGCAGCTGCGCGAGCTGCTCGAGCAGGGCGTGCAGCAGATCCTGCTCGACAACATGAGCACCGAGCAGACGCTCGAGGCGGTCCGGATGACCGCGGGGCGCGCCACGCTGGAGGCCTCCGGCGGGCTCGGCATCGACCGGGCCCGCGAGGTCGCCGCGACCGGTGTCGACTTCCTCGCGGTCGGGGCGCTGACCCACTCCGCCCCGGTCCTCGACGTGGCGATGGACCTGCGGGACGCCTGA
- a CDS encoding histone-like nucleoid-structuring protein Lsr2: MAQRVNVVLVDDLDGGDATETVSFALDGVDYEIDLSDQHATELRDALAVYVGHGRRTGGRRRKGQAAPARSTGGSDGGASAAEIREWAKANGWDVPERGRVSAEVRSAYDAAH, encoded by the coding sequence ATGGCACAGCGTGTGAATGTCGTCCTCGTCGACGACCTCGACGGCGGCGACGCCACCGAGACCGTCTCCTTCGCCCTCGACGGCGTCGACTACGAGATCGACCTGAGCGACCAGCACGCCACCGAGCTGCGCGACGCGCTCGCGGTCTACGTCGGCCACGGCCGCCGCACCGGCGGCCGGCGACGCAAGGGGCAGGCGGCGCCCGCCCGGTCGACCGGCGGCTCGGACGGCGGCGCGAGCGCCGCGGAGATCCGCGAGTGGGCCAAGGCCAACGGCTGGGACGTGCCGGAGCGCGGCCGGGTCTCGGCAGAGGTGCGCTCGGCGTACGACGCCGCCCACTGA
- a CDS encoding Rossmann-like and DUF2520 domain-containing protein: MMQSPTTRVGVVGAGRVGAVLAAALRESGHEIVSVAGESAASRTRIETLLPGVRVDKPSAVARSCDLLLLTVPDDMLGNVVSMLAASGALRAGQYVVHTSGKHGLGVLRPAADLGAHVLAMHPAMTFTGTDVDLDRLPGCRYGVTAAPDTRVLAEALVADLAGQVVWVAEEHRVLYHAGLAHGANHLVTLVSQAMDLLRDSGAEDPAGTLRPLLTAALDNALSYGDAALTGPIVRGDVETVRAHLADLASTRPDTLPSYVAMARATADRAVADGRLLPIRAAKLARILDDALVRAGTRG, from the coding sequence ATGATGCAGTCCCCCACGACCCGTGTCGGCGTCGTCGGAGCCGGTCGAGTCGGCGCCGTCCTCGCGGCGGCCCTGCGCGAGAGCGGTCACGAGATCGTCTCCGTCGCCGGGGAGTCCGCCGCCTCCCGCACCCGCATCGAGACCCTGCTGCCCGGCGTCCGGGTGGACAAGCCCAGCGCGGTGGCCCGCTCGTGCGACCTGCTGCTGCTGACCGTGCCCGACGACATGCTCGGCAACGTGGTCAGCATGCTGGCCGCGTCCGGGGCGCTGCGGGCCGGGCAGTACGTCGTGCACACCTCCGGCAAGCACGGGCTGGGCGTGCTGCGACCGGCGGCCGACCTGGGCGCGCACGTGCTCGCGATGCACCCGGCGATGACGTTCACCGGCACCGACGTGGACCTCGACCGGCTGCCCGGCTGCCGGTACGGCGTCACCGCCGCCCCGGACACCCGGGTGCTGGCCGAGGCGCTCGTCGCCGACCTCGCCGGCCAGGTGGTCTGGGTGGCCGAGGAGCACCGGGTGCTCTACCACGCCGGTCTCGCCCACGGCGCGAACCACCTCGTCACGCTGGTCAGCCAGGCGATGGACCTGCTGCGCGACTCCGGTGCCGAGGACCCGGCCGGCACCCTGCGGCCGCTGCTGACCGCGGCCCTCGACAACGCGCTCTCCTACGGCGACGCCGCGCTCACCGGTCCGATCGTGCGAGGTGACGTGGAGACCGTGCGGGCCCACCTCGCCGACCTGGCGAGCACCCGCCCGGACACGCTCCCGTCGTACGTCGCCATGGCCCGCGCCACCGCGGACCGGGCCGTCGCCGACGGGCGGCTGCTGCCGATCCGGGCCGCGAAGCTCGCCCGGATCCTCGACGACGCGCTGGTGCGCGCCGGGACCCGCGGGTGA
- a CDS encoding DMT family transporter: protein MLGAWLLLLAAIGVEVAATSALPRSHGFRDPGWTALVLAGYALSIWLLALVIRHIPVSVTYAVWSGLGTAGIAVIGVLLLDERMDLLKAAALTMIIGGVVILNLHAAR, encoded by the coding sequence ATGTTGGGCGCCTGGCTGCTGCTGCTCGCCGCCATCGGGGTGGAGGTGGCCGCCACCTCCGCACTTCCGCGAAGCCACGGGTTCCGCGACCCCGGATGGACAGCGCTGGTGCTGGCCGGCTACGCCCTGTCGATCTGGTTGCTCGCCCTGGTGATCCGGCACATCCCGGTATCGGTCACCTACGCCGTCTGGTCCGGGCTCGGCACCGCCGGGATCGCGGTCATCGGGGTGCTGCTGCTCGACGAGCGGATGGACCTGCTCAAGGCCGCCGCGCTGACGATGATCATCGGCGGGGTCGTCATCCTGAACCTGCACGCCGCGCGCTGA
- a CDS encoding L-aspartate oxidase has protein sequence MSTLPSRLAAPRPGWTTYADVVVIGSGIAGLTAALQARAAGSVMVVTKDLLSAGSTQWAQGGIAAALGPGDTPEQHLHDTLVAGAGLCDEDAVRVLVTEGPEAVHALIALGTQFDHTAAGELSLTREGGHLRDRIAHAGGDATGAEIQRALVAAVHAAPDIEVIEHALVLDLIPGVGGGVAGVTLHVMGEGQRDGVGAVLCRAVVLASGGLGQVYSATTNPPVATGDGMALALRGGAVLRDLEFVQFHPTVMWLGAESVGQQPLISEAVRGEGAFLVDDAGTRFMTGQHPLADLAPRDVVAKAIMRRMRESGAEHLWLDARHFGAEKWQRRFPTILATCRSHGVDPVTDLIPVAPACHYASGGVATDLHGQSSVPGLFACGEVACSGVHGANRLASNSLLEGLVFSRRIALQLLEGLPPRREPAADPRVEGLVPGSLRSDLQQVMTERAGVLRSRDGLADGAEALDLLAGKVADEAGVDAWETTNLLTVSRALVAAAGAREETRGSHWREDFPETDDVAWSRHLDVTLVEGVPRLAGSPLRPDRTDRTDRTAGGTP, from the coding sequence GTGAGCACCCTTCCGTCCCGGCTCGCCGCCCCGCGGCCCGGCTGGACGACGTACGCCGACGTCGTCGTCATCGGCTCCGGGATCGCCGGCCTGACCGCGGCCCTGCAGGCCCGTGCCGCGGGGTCGGTGATGGTGGTGACCAAGGACCTGCTGTCGGCCGGCTCCACCCAATGGGCGCAGGGCGGCATCGCGGCGGCGCTCGGCCCGGGGGACACCCCCGAGCAGCACCTGCACGACACGCTGGTGGCCGGCGCGGGGCTGTGCGACGAGGACGCGGTGCGGGTGCTGGTCACCGAGGGGCCGGAGGCGGTGCACGCGCTGATCGCGCTCGGCACCCAGTTCGACCACACCGCCGCCGGGGAGCTGTCGCTGACCCGCGAGGGCGGCCACCTGCGCGACCGGATCGCTCACGCCGGCGGCGACGCGACCGGGGCCGAGATCCAGCGGGCGCTGGTCGCCGCGGTGCACGCCGCCCCGGACATCGAGGTCATCGAGCACGCCCTGGTCCTGGACCTGATCCCCGGCGTCGGCGGCGGGGTGGCCGGGGTGACCCTGCACGTGATGGGCGAGGGGCAGCGCGACGGCGTCGGGGCGGTGCTCTGCCGCGCGGTGGTGCTCGCCTCCGGTGGCCTGGGGCAGGTCTACTCGGCGACCACCAACCCGCCGGTGGCCACCGGCGACGGGATGGCGCTCGCGCTGCGCGGCGGCGCGGTGCTGCGCGACCTGGAGTTCGTCCAGTTCCACCCCACCGTGATGTGGCTGGGGGCGGAGTCGGTCGGCCAGCAGCCGTTGATCTCCGAGGCGGTGCGCGGCGAGGGCGCGTTCCTCGTCGACGACGCCGGCACCCGCTTCATGACCGGCCAGCACCCGCTGGCCGACCTCGCCCCGCGGGACGTGGTGGCCAAGGCGATCATGCGCCGGATGCGCGAGAGCGGCGCCGAGCACCTGTGGCTGGACGCCCGGCACTTCGGCGCCGAGAAGTGGCAGCGCCGGTTCCCCACGATCCTGGCCACCTGCCGCTCCCACGGGGTGGACCCGGTCACCGACCTGATCCCGGTCGCCCCGGCGTGCCACTACGCCTCCGGGGGCGTCGCGACCGACCTGCACGGGCAGAGCTCGGTGCCGGGGCTGTTCGCCTGCGGCGAGGTCGCCTGCTCCGGGGTGCACGGCGCCAACCGGCTGGCCTCCAACTCGCTGCTCGAGGGCCTGGTGTTCTCCCGGCGGATCGCGCTGCAGCTGCTGGAGGGGCTGCCGCCACGCCGCGAGCCGGCCGCCGACCCGCGGGTCGAGGGGCTGGTCCCCGGGTCGCTGCGCAGCGACCTGCAGCAGGTGATGACCGAGCGCGCCGGCGTGCTCCGCTCCCGCGACGGCCTGGCCGACGGGGCCGAGGCGCTCGACCTGCTGGCGGGGAAGGTCGCCGACGAGGCCGGGGTGGACGCCTGGGAGACCACGAACCTGCTCACGGTGAGCCGGGCCCTGGTCGCCGCCGCCGGCGCCCGCGAGGAGACCCGCGGCTCGCACTGGCGCGAGGACTTCCCCGAGACCGACGACGTCGCCTGGTCGCGGCACCTCGACGTCACGCTGGTCGAGGGCGTCCCCCGGCTGGCCGGCAGCCCGCTGCGACCTGACCGCACCGACCGCACCGACCGCACCGCAGGAGGCACCCCGTGA
- a CDS encoding type III pantothenate kinase, translating into MLLCADIGNSHTTLGLLDDGDVVDHWRVATDERRTADEWGVLLRALLGDSPVGEPVRGVAVCSTVPAVLHEWREMLRTYYGDVRNVVVEPGVRTGVPVLMDNPREVGSDRIVNALAAAQLYDGPSIVVDFGTATTFDVVSPRGEYVGGAIAPGIDISLEALGRRGAQLRKVELMRPRSVIAKNTVEALQSGMLYGFASQVDGLVARMLAELRLAPGDANVIATGGWLRWWSRSAASSPPTSRG; encoded by the coding sequence ATGCTGCTCTGTGCCGACATCGGCAACAGCCACACCACGCTCGGCCTCCTCGATGACGGCGACGTCGTGGACCACTGGCGGGTGGCCACCGACGAGCGGCGCACCGCCGACGAGTGGGGGGTGCTGCTCCGGGCGCTGCTGGGCGACTCCCCGGTCGGTGAGCCGGTGCGCGGCGTCGCGGTCTGCTCGACGGTGCCCGCGGTTCTGCACGAGTGGCGCGAGATGCTGCGCACCTACTACGGCGACGTGCGCAACGTCGTCGTGGAGCCCGGGGTGCGCACCGGGGTGCCGGTGCTGATGGACAACCCCCGCGAGGTCGGCTCGGACCGGATCGTCAACGCGCTCGCCGCCGCGCAGCTCTACGACGGTCCCTCGATCGTCGTCGACTTCGGCACCGCGACCACCTTCGACGTGGTCAGCCCCCGCGGGGAGTACGTCGGCGGCGCGATCGCCCCGGGCATCGACATCTCCCTCGAGGCGCTCGGCCGGCGGGGAGCGCAGCTGCGCAAGGTCGAGCTGATGCGGCCGCGGTCGGTGATCGCGAAGAACACCGTCGAGGCGCTGCAGTCGGGCATGCTCTACGGCTTCGCCAGCCAGGTCGACGGCCTGGTCGCCCGGATGCTCGCCGAGCTCCGCCTCGCGCCGGGTGACGCCAACGTGATCGCCACCGGGGGCTGGCTCCGCTGGTGGTCGAGGAGTGCAGCGTCTTCACCGCCCACCAGCCGTGGCTGA
- a CDS encoding SAM-dependent methyltransferase, whose protein sequence is MSSLTPLGMPGMRPEPPPTDAPTWKTAWDAALYGPDGFFRRESPAAHFRTSVHTSNRFAEAVVRLVRDAGLDTVVDIGAGRGELLAAVHALAPDLELLGVEVARRPAGLPDAVAWTTALPESVDGLMIANEWLDNIPCHVVEMAPSGRAHVVHVDPRTGEESLGRPLDHDSVPASLAAWCERWWPLSPAAPGTRAEVGTTRDAAWADVVRRVTRGLAVAVDYGHTRDTRPPLGSLRSYRDGREAQVLPDGSRDVTAHVAVDAVADLVGATVLPQREALRALGVSGARPDLATATEDPAGYVRALSRAGEAAELTAAGGLGDFSWIVTAVGDVAAPFTG, encoded by the coding sequence ATGAGCAGCCTCACCCCGCTCGGCATGCCTGGGATGCGCCCCGAGCCACCTCCGACCGACGCCCCGACCTGGAAGACCGCCTGGGACGCGGCGCTCTACGGTCCCGACGGGTTCTTCCGGCGGGAGTCGCCGGCAGCGCACTTCCGGACCTCCGTGCACACCTCCAACCGGTTCGCCGAGGCGGTGGTGCGGCTGGTGCGCGACGCCGGCCTGGACACGGTGGTCGACATCGGCGCCGGCCGGGGCGAGCTGCTGGCCGCCGTGCACGCGCTCGCCCCGGACCTGGAGCTGCTCGGCGTCGAGGTCGCCCGCCGACCCGCAGGGCTGCCCGACGCGGTGGCCTGGACGACCGCGCTGCCGGAGTCCGTGGACGGGCTGATGATCGCCAACGAGTGGCTGGACAACATTCCCTGCCACGTCGTGGAGATGGCCCCCTCGGGCCGGGCGCACGTGGTGCACGTCGACCCGCGCACCGGCGAGGAGTCCCTCGGCCGACCGCTCGACCACGACTCCGTCCCCGCCTCGCTGGCCGCCTGGTGCGAGCGCTGGTGGCCGCTGTCCCCCGCCGCACCGGGCACCCGCGCGGAGGTCGGCACCACGCGGGACGCGGCCTGGGCCGACGTCGTACGCCGGGTGACGCGCGGCCTCGCCGTCGCCGTCGACTACGGCCACACCCGCGACACCCGGCCGCCGCTGGGCTCGCTGCGCTCCTACCGCGACGGGCGCGAGGCGCAGGTGCTGCCCGACGGCTCCCGCGACGTCACCGCGCACGTGGCGGTCGACGCGGTCGCGGACCTGGTCGGCGCCACGGTGCTGCCGCAGCGGGAGGCGCTGCGCGCCCTCGGGGTCTCGGGCGCCCGGCCCGACCTGGCGACGGCGACCGAGGACCCGGCCGGCTACGTCCGGGCGCTCTCCCGGGCCGGCGAGGCGGCCGAGCTGACCGCGGCCGGCGGCCTCGGCGACTTCAGCTGGATCGTCACCGCGGTCGGTGACGTCGCCGCGCCGTTCACGGGTTGA